From the Bacillus sp. 2205SS5-2 genome, the window CGTACCTCCTGCTTTAACAGTCACTTTCACTTTCCCATCGACAGTTCGCACAAAAACATCTTCGTATCCATTGGATTTTATCATAAATTCTAGTGTTTTTTCTTGAGTATTCAACTCTCTTATCTTTTGCATTTCGCCATAAGCTGTGTTTTTATCAGACGTCGAGGCATCCGCCGAGGCCACAATCGCCATTAAATCACCAATCATTTCATCTCTCTCTTCCACAATATCCATACGAAGTGCGGTAAACACAGGATCATCTGTTATTTCACTTACAATTTCAACATCACTCTCTGCTACTGCGTCAGAAGGACTCTCTTCCGTGACAGCGGTCTCTTCCCCCTCCGTATCAACAGCTGCCATATTTGGTGTGTCTGTCGGTGACATCACATAATAAACCGATAGTACAACCACAAGAC encodes:
- a CDS encoding SpoIIIAH-like family protein, with product MLLKKQTVWLLTMLSLVVVLSVYYVMSPTDTPNMAAVDTEGEETAVTEESPSDAVAESDVEIVSEITDDPVFTALRMDIVEERDEMIGDLMAIVASADASTSDKNTAYGEMQKIRELNTQEKTLEFMIKSNGYEDVFVRTVDGKVKVTVKAGGTEPTRKEANNIIRMVRDELGTLQNVAVEFQPLNE